CCAGCGCCGCACCGGTGAGCGCCGCCATCGTCTTCGTGGGACCGGACATAGGTCCGCCTCCTCCCGACCAGGGCTGCGGAAGCAGTCGCCCCCATGGTCACCCCGGAAGGGGGGCGCGCGCTACTCCCTGGATGCTCCGGCGTGCGCCGAGGCCGGAAACAGGCGGCTCACCGGCTCCGGGTCCGGAGCGAGGCGAGATACGCGTTGTACGCCTCCAGCTCCTTGTCCCCGTCCCGGTCGGCGGCCCGGTCCATGCGGACCGCCTGCCGCTGCTCGGAGTGGTACCACTGGTAGACCAGCGCGATCAGCACGAGGACGGACGGGATCTCGCTGAACGCCCAGGCGATGCCGCCCGCCCAGTTCTGGTCGGTGAGGGCGTCGATGCCCAGCGAGGCGGGCGGGTTCTGGTACGCCTTCACCATCGGCTCGCTGGCCATCATCAGCGCGATGCCGAAGAACGCGTGGAACGGCATCCCCGCGAACAGCTCCAGCATGCGCATCACGTAACCCGGCCGGTGCGGGCCCGGGTCCACGCCCATGATCGGCCAGAAGAAGACCACGCCGACCATCAGGAAGTGCACCATCATCCCGATGTGCCCGGGCTTGGAGCCCATCAGGAAGTCGAAGAGCGGCGTGAAGTACAGCGCGTACAGGCTCGCGATGAACATCGGGATCGTGAAGCCGGGGTGCGTGATCACCTTCATGTACCGGCTGTGCAGCAGCTTCAGGAGCAGCTCGCGCGGCCCCGTCGAGCCCCGGCCCGCCACCGGAAGCGCCCGCAGCGCCAGCGTCACCGGCGCGCCGAGCAGCAGCAGGATCGGCGACAGCATGGAGATCACCATGTGCTGCACCATGTGCACGCTGAACATGACCATGCCGTAGTCGTTGAGCTTGGTGCACATCACCAGGGCGATGGTCAGGACGCCGACGACGAAGAACACCGTCCGGCTCACCGGCCACGCGTCACCGCGCCGCCGCAGCCGCGCCACGCCCCAGCCGTAGAGACCGAGTGCCGCGAGGCAGCCGATCAGGAAGAAGAGGTCGGGAGAGAACTCCAGGCCCCGCCCCAGCGTGAACGGCGGCAGATCCGTGGTCATGCCGTGCCCGCTGTGATCCATCTGAGTACTCCTGGAGCCCGATTCGCGCTTGTTGTCCGCACCAGACTAGAACCGCCCCCGGCCGCGACTGCGACCGGGGGCGGTTCTCGTCTGGTGGCGTCGCGTCAGAGCACGCACTCGGCTTCGGCGTAGCGGTCCTCCGGGACCGTCTTGAGGGACTCGACGGCCTGCGCGAGCGGGACCATCACGATGTCCGTGCCGCGCAGCGCGGTCAGCATGCCGAACTCGCCGCGGTGCGCCGCCTCCACCGCGTGCCAGCCGAAGCGGGTCGCGAGGACGCGGTCGTACGCGGTCGGGGTACCGCCGCGCTGGACGTGGCCGAGGATGACCGGACGGGCCTCCTTGCCGAGGCGCCGCTCCAGCTCGACGGAGAGCTGGTTGGCGATGCCGGTGAACCGCTCGTGGCCGTAGATGTCGGTGCCGGCGGTCTTGAACTCCATCGAGCCCTCGCGCGGCTTCGCGCCCTCGGCGACGACGACTATCGCGAACCGCTTGCCGGCCTCGAACCGCTCGCCGACGCGGGCGGTCAGCTCGTCGATGTCGAAGGGGCGCTCCGGGACGACGACGGCGTGCGCGCCGGCGGCCATACCGGAGTGGAGCGCGATCCAGCCGGTGTGGCGGCCCATGACCTCGACGACGAGGACGCGCTGGTGGGACTCGGCGGTCGTCTTCAGCCGGTCGAGGGCCTCGGTGGCGACGGTGACGGCCGTGTCGAAGCCGAAGGTGACGTCGGTGGAGGCGATGTCGTTGTCGATGGTCTTCGGGACCCCGACGATCGGCAGGCCCGCCTCGGAGAGGAGGTTCGCCGCCTTGAGGGTGCCCTCGCCGCCGATCGGGATGATGGCGTCGAGGCCCAGGTCCGCGACGTGGCCGCGGGCGGTCTCGACGCCGCCGACCAGGTGCGCGGGCTGGACCCGGGAGGAGCCGAGGATGGTGCCGCCGCGGGCGAGTATGCCGCCCACCGCGTCGAGGTCGAGCTTGCGGTAGTCACACTCCAGCAGGCCCTTCCACCCGTCGTGGAAGCCGATGACCTCGTCACCGTGGTCGACGACGGCGCGGTGCACGACGGAACGGATGACGGCATTCAGACCGGGGCAGTCTCCGCCGGAGGTGAGCACACCAATGCGCATAGCCCAAAAACCTTTGCAACGTGGGCCGACTCCCGGACCACGTCGTCCGGCTGGATCCCCGCCACCCTATCGGTGCAGGGTGGCGGGGCCGAAACGGATGTCCGCACAGTGGACACCGTACGTTCGTACGAGCCCGTGACGGGCGCCCGAGGGTGCGTCAGGCGGGCTGCGTGGCCGCCGCGATGCGCTCGGCGCGCAGCGCGTCGTACCACCGGTCGTCGGTCGGCGGCAGCGCGTTCACGTCGAGGGCCAGCTTCAGGAGGAGGTCCGCGATCTGCGGGTTCCGGGCCATGACGGGTCCGTGCATGTACGTACCGAACACGGTCTCGTTGTACGCGCCCTCGGTGCCGTCGCCGGTGCCGTTGCCGTTGCCGAAGACGGTCCGGGCGAACGGCCGGGCCGTCGGGCCGAGGTGGGTGATGCCCTGGTGGTTCTCGAACCCGGTCAGCTGGGGCAGCCCGAGCCGCGGGTCGATGTCCGCGAGGACGTCGCCGACGCACCGCGCGCCCTCGCCGCGGGTCGAGATCACGTCGATCAGGCCGAGGCCGGCCTCGCGCTCGCCGAGGTCGTTGATGAACTCGTGGCCCAGGATCTGGTAGCCGGCGCAGACCGAGAAGATGATCGCGCCGTTGGACGCTGCCCGGCTGAGACCGCCGTCCCGCCGCAGCCGCTCGGCCGCGAGCCGCTGCGGCCGGTCCTCACCGCCGCCGATCAGATAGATGTCGCCGGAGGTCGGCACCGGCTGGTCGCTGCGGACGTCGACGCGCTCGACGTTGAGGCCGCGCTGCTCGGCGCGGCGCTGGACGACGAGGACATTGCCCTGGTCGCCGTAGGTGCTGAGCAGGTCCGGGTAGACCCAGACCAGGCGCAGGCTGCTGTCACTCATGCTGCATGTCCTCTACGGGTCAGTTGCCGACGCGGCGGCGGACGTCCTGGAAGGCGGTGTAGTTGGCGATCAGCTCGATCTGCCCGGGCGGGGCCATCGTGACGGCCTCGTCGAGCGTCTCGCACACACGGAAGTCCACACCCGCGACCTCCAGGCGGACCGCGAGGTCCAGCTTCCGGTCGCCGATCACCATGATCGGGTGACCGGCGAGCCGCCCGTAGTCCACGTCCCACAGCCAGGAGGTGTCCGTGCCGTCGGCGCCGCGCGCGTTGACGGCGAGGATCACCGGGGCCGGAGGCCCGTCGATGAGGGAGAACGTCTCGAGCCAGCCGGCCGGGTTCTTCGCGAGCAGCAGGCGCAGGTCGCGGCCCTGGAACGAGACGACGTCATAGCGTCCCGCGACGGCCTGGACCTGGTACATGCGCTCCAGGGCCACCTGCGGCGGCACCCCGAAGACCGCGGCGACGGCGGCCGAGGTGGCGGCGTTCGCCTTGTTGGCGCGGCCGGGCAGCTGGAGCCGGATCGGCCAGGCCGAACCGTGCGGGTCGAGCACGTGGTCGCCGTTGAGCGCCCAGCTCGGCGCGGGGCGGCGGAAGCCGCACTCGCCGCAGAACCAGTCGTCGCCCGGACGCTGCATCACACCGCCGCAGGCGGGGCACGACCAGGCGTCGTCCTTCCACTCCTGGCCCGCGGCCACCCACACCACGTTGGGGGAGGAGGAGGCGGCCCACACGATGAGCGGGTCGTCGGCGTTGGCGATGACCACGGCCTTGGTGCCGTTGAGGCCCTCGCGCCACTTCTCGGCGAGCATCCGCGTCTCGGCGGCGCGGTCGAGCTGGTCGCGGGAGAGGTTGAGCAGCGCGATCGCCTTGGGCGTGGTGTCGCGGGCGACGCCGGCGAGGTACTTCTCGTCGACCTCGATGACGCCGTACTTGGAGTCCGAGCCGCCGGCGAGCGCCGAGGTGATGCCCGCGGGCATGTTGGCGCCGAGCGCGTTCGAGACCACGGGGCCGGCGGCGCGCAGGGCCTCCGCGATCAGCCGGGTCGTCGTCGTCTTGCCGTTGGTCGCCGACACCAGGACGACGTCCAGGTGCTGCGCGAGCCGACCGAGGAGGTCCGGGTCGAGCCTCAGCGCGACCTTGCCGCCGATCACCGATCCGCTGCCGCGCCCCGCCGCCCGCGACACCGCGGCCGCGGCCTTGCCCGCCGTCACGGCCAGCTTGGCGCGCGGCGACAGCGGCTCTGGATTACCGGGGTGTCCTGACATCGTTCTTGTTCCTCCTTGCGTCGGTCCGGGCTCAGCCTATCGAGATCCGGCCAGCAGCCCGAACAGCGGCACCGCCGAGAGGGCGCGCGAAACAGGCTGGTCACGGCGGACCGTACCCTTACGGCCATGCGAAACCGCCCCATCCCCGGCAGTTCCGGCCTCGTCCGAGCGATGACTCTGCTCGGCGACCCCGTACTGCACGCGCCCTGCGCGCCCGTCACCGACTTCGGCCCCGAACTGGCCCGGCTCGTCGAGGACATGTTCGCCACGATGTACGCGGCGAACGGCGTGGGCCTGGCGGCGAACCAGGTCGGTGTGGGCCTGCGGGTCTTCGTGTACGACTGCCCTGACGACGAGGAGACGCGCCACCTGGGACATGTGGTGAATCCGACGTTGGTGGAGGCGGACGGAGACGTGATCCGGGGCGCGGAGGGCTGTCTCTCCCTGCCGGGCCTGGAGGCTCCGACGCCGCGTTTCGACCGCGCCGTGGTGGAGGGCGTCCGGCTGGACGGCACTCCGGTACGGATCGAGGGCACGGGTTTCTTCGCCCGCTGCCTCCAGCACGAGACCGACCACCTGAGGGGCGGGGTCTACGCCGACCATGTGACGGGGTGGCGCAAGTCACGTCTGCTGCGCACGATCCGCAAGCAGCCGTGGGGCGGCGACGCGTCCGTGCTGGAGGCCTGAGCGGCTCTCGCTAGAACCCCGGCCCGCCGGGGAGATCGTCGGCTTCGGCCAGGCGGCCCCAGAGGAGGTCGGCGAGGCTGCTGACCAGTTCGGCGCGGGAGCAGGGGCGCTCGCCGAGCCACCAGTCGCCGGCCGCGTGCATCATGCCGACGATGCCGTGGCCCCAGATCCGGGCCTGGACGTCGGCGGCGGGGCCCAGGTCGACACGCTCGGCGATGACCTGGCCGAGCTCCTCGCCCATGCGGCGCAGCAGTGGGGCCGAGTGGCGGCCGACGTCGAAGCCCTGCTCGGACTGGTGCGACTCCTCCGCCGGGTGCATGAGGAAGCGGTAGACCTGCGGCATCGCCTCGATCGAGGCGAGGTACGTGTCGAGGGTGCCCTCGACGCGGCGGCGCCGGTCGGAGGGGGCGTCGAGCGCGGCCCGGAGCGCCGAGAGGAGCGCGTCCGTGTGGCGGGTGGCGAGGGCGCGGTAGAGGCCGCCCTTGTCTCCGAAGTGCCGGTAGAGGATCGGCTTGGTGATGCCGGCCTCCGCCGCGATGGCGTTCATGGACGCCTTGGGTCCGTCCCGGAGCACCACCCGGTCCGCCGCCTCCAACAGTTCGCGCCTGCGCTGTTCCGCGGGCTTCTGCTGGTCGGTGGTCCGGTGTGTGATGTCCATAAGCGTGTCTCCCCGCCCGTGCGATTCCGTGAGGCTGTCGCAACGTAACACCCGTGCGGCACCCTGTGCCGGGCGGCCCGAACCGCTCCGCCGCAGGTTGACAGCCCGTACCCGCCGGTAACAGACTGCTGTTACCGTAAGTAACGTACTGCTGGGAGGGAACTATGGCCGAGTTCACGCTCGAACTCAACGACGACCAGAAGCAGGTCCGCGACTGGCTGCACGGTTTCGCCGCCGATGTGATGCGTCCGGCCGCGGCCGAATGGGACGAGCGTGAGGAGACCCCCTGGCCGATCATCCAGGAGGCCGCCAAGCTCGGAATCTACTCCCTTGACTTCTACGCCCAGCAGTTCTTCGACCCGACCGGCCTCGGCGTCCCGATGACCATGGAGGAGCTCTTCTGGGGCGACGCGGGCATCGCCCTCTCCATCGTCGGCACCGGCCTCGCCGCCGTCGGCGTCCTCGCCAACGGCACCGAGGAGCAGATCGGCACCTGGGTCCCGCAGATGTACGGCGACGCGAACGACGTCAAGCTCGCCGCCTTCTGCTCCTCCGAGCCCGACGCCGGCTCCGACGTCGCCGCCATGCGGACCCGGGCCGTGTACGACGAGGCCAAGGATGAGTGGGTCCTCAACGGCACCAAGACCTGGGCGACCAACGGCGGCATCGCCAATGTCCACGTCGTCGTCGCCGTCGTCGACGCCGAACTCGGCTCCCGGGGCCACGCCTCCTTCATCGTGCCGCCGAACACCCCCGGCCTCTCGCAGGGGCAGAAGTTCCAGAAGCACGGCATTCGCGCCTCCCACACCGCCGAGGTCGTCCTGGAGGACGTCCGCGTCCCCGGCCACTGCCTCCTCGGCGGCAAGGCCAAGCTCGACGAGCGCCTCGCCCGGGCCCGCGAGAAGGCGAAGGCGGGCGGTGGCGAGAGGGTGAAGAACGCCGCCATGGCCACCTTCGAGGCCTCCCGCCCGGCGGTCGGCGCCATGGCCGTCGGCACCGCCCGCGCCGCGTACGAGGTCGCCCTCGACTACGCGAAGACCCGAGTGCAGTTCGGCCGCCCGATCATCGAGAACCAGGGCGTCGCCTTCCAGCTCGCCGACATGGCCACCCAGATCGACGCGGCCCGGCTCCTCGTCTGGCGCGCCTCCTGGATGGCGACCGCCGGCAAGCCCTTCACCGCGGCCGAGGGCTCCATGTCCAAGCTGTACGCGAGCGAGGTCGCCAAGCAGGTCACCGGCCAGGCCATCCAGATCCTCGGCGGCAACGGCTACACCCGCGAGTACCCGGTGGAGCGGATGCACCGCGACGCGGCCATCTACACGATCTTCGAGGGCACGAGCGAGATCCAGCGCATGGTGATCAGCCGCGCGCTAGCGAAGTAACGGGCGCGAAGCCAGAACTCCCTGCAGGACGCGCATAGAAGAGTGTCGAAAGACAAGGCCCGCACCGTGTAGGTGCGGGCCTCTCTGCTGTGGCATCAGCGCGTCGCTACGCCCTCTGGGAGATTTCTGGGAGATCGGTTACGTCGGGCAGGGATGAATACGGGGTACGAGCCGAACTCCCGGCGTTCGATGACCGGTCGCAACGACTCCTCCAAGGAAGCGGGGAAGGATCAGACCTCGTCCTGAGTCGTACTTGTTGCCGATCTCGGTGAAGACGCCGTCCACGTACGTTCGTGGATTGTTGCGAGCAGTCCGATAGCCATGTCGGGGTCGAGGGCACGGCAGCACCATGGGTCGTCGCACCGGTGCTCGTCGGGGATCTGGGCGGCGAGCAGCGCGGCCGCTTCGTCGTCCCGGCCGGCGTCGTCCGCGACGTCGGTCAGGGCAGCGGCGAGGGGTCAGTCCTGAATGTGGGGTCGCAGCAGGTCGAATGCCTCGTCGTCCCGGCCGTGGCGGGCGAGCAGCCGTGCGTGGAATTCCAGTGCCAGCGGGTGCCCGGCCTCCAAGCGTGATCGGGACAGCACGATCGCCTCGTCGGCCCGCCCCCAGCTCTCCAGCAGTTCCGCAGTGGTCCTGACAGCCGTCCACCAGCCCGTGGCGACGTAGGGGGCGAGCACCTCCAGCGCCTGCTCCTCGCAGCCTTGACCGGCCAACAGCCGCGCCCACTCCTGCGCGCAGAGCCACTCCCCCCGACCGGCCCACAACTCCACCTCCTCGGCATGGCCGAGTTAGAGAAGCCGGGAGACAAGATGCGGCGGGATGCAGCCGGACTGCGTCCGGACCCGATAGGCAAGATCACCAATGTCCACGACGACGTACCGTAGCCCCACCCACTGACAGCACCGGCAACTCTCGTGCCGTCCCCGTGGAAAGCAAACAACGGAACCACACGCTGCCTGCATCGCTGGCGAGTGTGGTTCTTCTGCACTCCCGAGTTCCGGCCACAGGCCCTTGTCAGTGGCAGGGGTGATGCTTTCCCGTGTGACAACCCAGGATGAGTACCCGTTTCCCGGTGGGGCAGGGCGCGGCCCACTGCCTGACCCACGCACCGTGCTCGAGCACACCGACTGGGCTGTGCTGGAGCACGCCTACGGCCCAGCGCAGGACACACCGATTCGCCTGGTCCAACTCCTGGACGAGGACCCTGAGATTCAAGCGGGAGCGCTGGGCATGCTGGACATGTCCGTTCTGCACCAGGAGTCCTTGTACAGTGCGACGGCGCCGGCCGCGCTGTACGTGGCAACGGTGTTGACCGATCCCCGCACCATGACCATTCACGACAACTACTCCGCCTGGGATGAACGGCCTCGGCCCCTGCGCGCGGCGTTGCTGGAATGGCTGGCCATGATCGCGGATTCGGCTGCTTACAGCGAGACAACCGGCGAAGACGACGGCAACGATCCGCAGGACACCGATGCGGTCCGCGCTGTCTGCGGCGTGATCTGCGATGCCGTCCTCCCACACCTCCGGGCCGCCGACCCCACGGTCCGGGAGGCCGCCCTCGGCACCACCACCGCACTCCTCCAGTCTCCCGGCCTGGCCGACCGGATCCCGGAAGCCACCCAGGTACTGCAGAGACTGATCTCCGAGAGTTCCGATCGGCGTGAACGCGCTGCCGCGGTCTTGACCATTGGAGCCTGGGGAGAAGACGTCACCAGTTGGCTCGCCGACCCTGACCCCGCCATCCGTGCCTGCGCGGCCCTATCACCAGGCTGCAACGGCAATGCCAAGGCGACGCGGACAGTCCTCCAGGCTCTGCTCAACCCGGCGACCGTCGACTCCTGGTTCCTCGAACCCACCACGGCCGACCCCTGGGCCGGACACCCACTTCCCCACATCGAAGGCCGCCTGCGCCACGCCCTTCTGGCGACGGCCATCGAGCGCACCAGTGACTTCAAGGAACTCCTGCCGGCCGCCCTCGCCTCCGTACCGTTCTGCAGCAACCTCACCATCGCCGACGACTGGGGACCCCTGCTCGCCGCTGCATTCCCTTCCGGCTACGGCAGGGGAGCCCAGCTCACGCCTGCCCAACACCGCTACCTGAACGCTCTCGTCGACCACGATCCGTGCTGGCGCTACACCCACCTCATCACCTCGTGGTTCGACGACATCGGCCTCCCTCCGGCCCGCAATGCCATCAGAGCCCTCCTGACCGGTCCGCAACCCCGCCGATAGGCAACCCGACCCGACCCGAACCGCTCCATCACCGGGGCGGAGCAGGAATTCCGCACGCTTCGAATGACGCTCCCTGCCGGCTGGGGCCTCGAACTGGGATGCGAAGCGTCGGGAGGCGTACGCGGACGACCGGGACGCGGCCACCTCGCTCGTCGCCGTCACCGTCCGTACGAACCGGTCGAAGGCCGACCGGGACCCGCGGGGGTGGATGCCGCCGCTCCCCGACGCGCACTGCCGGTACGTCTCCGAGTGGGTCGCCACCAAGCTCCGCTGGGGCCTTGCCGCCGACCAGGGCGAGGCCGATGCCCTGACCGTGTACGCCGAGGCCTGCGAGACCACGACCAACCGCGCGGCCGAGACGGCGGCCCCGTGCGTCAGCGGTCAGACGGAAGAGAAGGGCAAGTCGGCCGTCGACGACGGGGAGATCCGGTACAGCGAGACGAGCAGGTACGACGCCATACGCTTACGGCGCCGGGGTGTAGTGGACGACGTCACCGGGCCGGGCCGCCGACTACAGGAGCGCGCGGCCGTCGTAGGCCGATAGAGACGAGAGCGCGGCGGGCCCGCCGTCCACTCCCGTCGGAGGGGTGGAGCGGCTGCCCAGCATGACGGTGAGGATGAGCGCCAGCAGGGCGATGACGGCCAGTACCGCCGCCGCCACGACACGCGGACTGCGTCTCCGGGTTCGGCCGCCCTCGGGTGTGCGGGGTATGTGGGGGAACTGGTTGTTCAGCGCGTCGATCCGGGTTGCGAGGGCGGGGTCGTCGTGAGTGAGGCGGCGCTCGATCGCGTCGAGAATCCGCTGGTCATCGGTGGAGTAACTCATGGTGACCGCCCTGGTGCCGACGGAGACGGCGGACGAACCCGTACGGGGTGCGTCCCTCCTCCTCCCAGTCTGCGCGTCCTGCCCCGTGATCACGAAGGGGCCGGCCCCGGCGCGGGCCGGCCCCTTGGCGGTGTCCGGGGAGTGGGTGCGGGGCTCGGAAGTCCCGGTGCGGGGCTAGAAGCCCTTCACCACCCAGTCCTGGACGTCAGGGGTGGGGCTGCCCTGGGTCCATAGGGTCAGCCAGACGCCGTTGCCGAAGGAGTTGCCCTTCGGCGTGATGGCCTTGCCGTAGGCGTTCACGGCGCTGCCGTCGGCCGAGGGGGAGAACCGCTGGACGTCGCTGGAGGGGTTGCACGTCCACAGGGTCAGGAGCGCGCCGTTGGTGTTCGCGCCGTTCGCCTCGGGGGTGATGCACTTGCCGCTCGCCTTGTGGACGATCAGGCCGTTCTCGTACTTCCAGCGCTGGGCGTCCGCTCCCGTGCAGGTCCACACCGTGATCGGCGTGCCGTTGGCGGTGCCGTTGCCCTGGGGTGTCGCGCAGACGGAGCCCGCCTGGTGGAAGTTGGTGAGCCAGCTCCAGCCGTCGACGGGCTTGCCGGCGTCGGGCTCGATGTTGAACACGACCCTGCGCGGTCCGCTGGAGTCCACGAGCGCCTCGTTGGCGCCCCACAGCCGCTTGGCGAGGGGGTCCCAGGACAGGCCCTGGGTCAGCTGCGGCGCCTGGGTGAGGACGTGCGGTGCTTCGTTGGGCTTGGCCACGTGGATGCAGGAGTAGAGCTCGGTGCCGCCCGGCCAGTACGTCGGGCAGGTACCGCTCATGTAGTAGTTGGTGCCGTCCGTGGCCGTGCCCTGGATGCCCCATACGGGAGAGGTGTAGCCCGTGGTCTCCGAGGCCACTGTGGTGGGAAGGCCGGTGCCGAGGGCCGACAGGGGCCAGCGGACGATGCGGGCACCCGCGCCGTTCCGGTTCTCCACCGAGACCAGGGCCGGCGTCGCGCCGGAACGGTCGACGCTCAGGCTGCTCAGGCACAGCTCCTGGTTGACGCCCGGACCGCAGGCACGGGGGCTGTTGTTGACCCAGGCCGTGGAGACGTTGTCGACCGCGGCGGTGCTGATGGTGCTGTAGCGGGCGACGAGCGGCATGGCCCAGAGGTGGAACCGGGCGGAGGTCTTGCCCGCGTTCAGGCGGGTGAGGGCGCTCGTGGTGTCGTTCATGCGCCACATGCGAGTCAGGTCGAAGACCTGGAGCTCCGCACCGTTGGCGACGAACAGCCGGTTGCCGTACCAGGCGACGCCGTCCGAGTGCGAGGTGTACTCAAGGGGCTTGAAGTTGCCGCTGACCGGCTCCACGAGCGCGATGTGCCCGTACTTGACCTGGCCGCCGGTCGACTCCGTGATCGTGACCCGCGCGTAGTCCTCGACGGTCTCCGACGGCTTCCGGTCCTTGACCCACGTGCCGTGGTACCAGGCGGTGGCGGTGAGGGAGCGGCCCGCATACAGCCCGTCGGCGGTGGCGGCATGCGAACCCGCGAAGCCCTGCGGCATCCAGCCGCCGCCGCCGTCCGCGTAGTTGGACCGGTCGTCCTCGTCGTCCCAGCAGAACCCGTCGGGCTTGAGGGCGCCGTTCAGTCCGGTGGCGTGACACAGTCCCGGACGTCCCGTACGGGTGCCCAGGACGTCGGTGACGGACGCCTTGGCGACTCCGGCGGCCTCGGCGGAGTCGATGAGGCCCGTCTTGTCCCCGTCCACGCGGGTGAGCTTGAAGTTCGCGGTGAACGGGTCCAGACCCGAGGCGGCCTGGGCGGGCTGAGCGGGAAGCAGGACTGAGGCGGCCACGGCCGCGCCGAGTGCGAACTGGGCAAGGCGATTTCTTCGCCCGAACATGAGTTTCATTCGGGCAGGCTAAGCGCCTCCGTTCGTCCATGATCATCTTCTTCACCGGGTCTTCACGCAGGTCACAGGGTCTGCCCAGGCGTCGCGATGGATGTCCGGCAGTACATCCAACGGGCGGGAGCGGCCGTTGGCGGATCGACCATTCAGCGTCGGATTCCGTGTCGCTGCTCAGCGGAAGAGTTTGATCCAGCTCAAGGCCCCCGGATCCGGCTCGAATATCGCACGGTTCGAATGACGCTCCCTGCCGGCTGGGGCCTCGAACTGGGATGCAAAGCGTCGGGAGGCGTACGCGGACGACCGGGACGCGGCCACCTCGCTCGTCGCCGTCACCGCCCGTACGAACCGGTCGAGGGCCGACCGGGACCCGCGGGGGTGGATGCCGCCGCTCCCCGACGCGCACTGCCGGTACGTCTCCGAGTG
The sequence above is a segment of the Streptomyces sp. NBC_01255 genome. Coding sequences within it:
- a CDS encoding cytochrome c oxidase assembly protein, producing the protein MDHSGHGMTTDLPPFTLGRGLEFSPDLFFLIGCLAALGLYGWGVARLRRRGDAWPVSRTVFFVVGVLTIALVMCTKLNDYGMVMFSVHMVQHMVISMLSPILLLLGAPVTLALRALPVAGRGSTGPRELLLKLLHSRYMKVITHPGFTIPMFIASLYALYFTPLFDFLMGSKPGHIGMMVHFLMVGVVFFWPIMGVDPGPHRPGYVMRMLELFAGMPFHAFFGIALMMASEPMVKAYQNPPASLGIDALTDQNWAGGIAWAFSEIPSVLVLIALVYQWYHSEQRQAVRMDRAADRDGDKELEAYNAYLASLRTRSR
- a CDS encoding 6-phosphofructokinase, coding for MRIGVLTSGGDCPGLNAVIRSVVHRAVVDHGDEVIGFHDGWKGLLECDYRKLDLDAVGGILARGGTILGSSRVQPAHLVGGVETARGHVADLGLDAIIPIGGEGTLKAANLLSEAGLPIVGVPKTIDNDIASTDVTFGFDTAVTVATEALDRLKTTAESHQRVLVVEVMGRHTGWIALHSGMAAGAHAVVVPERPFDIDELTARVGERFEAGKRFAIVVVAEGAKPREGSMEFKTAGTDIYGHERFTGIANQLSVELERRLGKEARPVILGHVQRGGTPTAYDRVLATRFGWHAVEAAHRGEFGMLTALRGTDIVMVPLAQAVESLKTVPEDRYAEAECVL
- a CDS encoding type 1 glutamine amidotransferase is translated as MSDSSLRLVWVYPDLLSTYGDQGNVLVVQRRAEQRGLNVERVDVRSDQPVPTSGDIYLIGGGEDRPQRLAAERLRRDGGLSRAASNGAIIFSVCAGYQILGHEFINDLGEREAGLGLIDVISTRGEGARCVGDVLADIDPRLGLPQLTGFENHQGITHLGPTARPFARTVFGNGNGTGDGTEGAYNETVFGTYMHGPVMARNPQIADLLLKLALDVNALPPTDDRWYDALRAERIAAATQPA
- a CDS encoding Mur ligase family protein; its protein translation is MSGHPGNPEPLSPRAKLAVTAGKAAAAVSRAAGRGSGSVIGGKVALRLDPDLLGRLAQHLDVVLVSATNGKTTTTRLIAEALRAAGPVVSNALGANMPAGITSALAGGSDSKYGVIEVDEKYLAGVARDTTPKAIALLNLSRDQLDRAAETRMLAEKWREGLNGTKAVVIANADDPLIVWAASSSPNVVWVAAGQEWKDDAWSCPACGGVMQRPGDDWFCGECGFRRPAPSWALNGDHVLDPHGSAWPIRLQLPGRANKANAATSAAVAAVFGVPPQVALERMYQVQAVAGRYDVVSFQGRDLRLLLAKNPAGWLETFSLIDGPPAPVILAVNARGADGTDTSWLWDVDYGRLAGHPIMVIGDRKLDLAVRLEVAGVDFRVCETLDEAVTMAPPGQIELIANYTAFQDVRRRVGN
- the def gene encoding peptide deformylase, coding for MRNRPIPGSSGLVRAMTLLGDPVLHAPCAPVTDFGPELARLVEDMFATMYAANGVGLAANQVGVGLRVFVYDCPDDEETRHLGHVVNPTLVEADGDVIRGAEGCLSLPGLEAPTPRFDRAVVEGVRLDGTPVRIEGTGFFARCLQHETDHLRGGVYADHVTGWRKSRLLRTIRKQPWGGDASVLEA
- a CDS encoding TetR family transcriptional regulator → MDITHRTTDQQKPAEQRRRELLEAADRVVLRDGPKASMNAIAAEAGITKPILYRHFGDKGGLYRALATRHTDALLSALRAALDAPSDRRRRVEGTLDTYLASIEAMPQVYRFLMHPAEESHQSEQGFDVGRHSAPLLRRMGEELGQVIAERVDLGPAADVQARIWGHGIVGMMHAAGDWWLGERPCSRAELVSSLADLLWGRLAEADDLPGGPGF
- a CDS encoding acyl-CoA dehydrogenase family protein; protein product: MAEFTLELNDDQKQVRDWLHGFAADVMRPAAAEWDEREETPWPIIQEAAKLGIYSLDFYAQQFFDPTGLGVPMTMEELFWGDAGIALSIVGTGLAAVGVLANGTEEQIGTWVPQMYGDANDVKLAAFCSSEPDAGSDVAAMRTRAVYDEAKDEWVLNGTKTWATNGGIANVHVVVAVVDAELGSRGHASFIVPPNTPGLSQGQKFQKHGIRASHTAEVVLEDVRVPGHCLLGGKAKLDERLARAREKAKAGGGERVKNAAMATFEASRPAVGAMAVGTARAAYEVALDYAKTRVQFGRPIIENQGVAFQLADMATQIDAARLLVWRASWMATAGKPFTAAEGSMSKLYASEVAKQVTGQAIQILGGNGYTREYPVERMHRDAAIYTIFEGTSEIQRMVISRALAK
- a CDS encoding HEAT repeat domain-containing protein; translation: MLEHTDWAVLEHAYGPAQDTPIRLVQLLDEDPEIQAGALGMLDMSVLHQESLYSATAPAALYVATVLTDPRTMTIHDNYSAWDERPRPLRAALLEWLAMIADSAAYSETTGEDDGNDPQDTDAVRAVCGVICDAVLPHLRAADPTVREAALGTTTALLQSPGLADRIPEATQVLQRLISESSDRRERAAAVLTIGAWGEDVTSWLADPDPAIRACAALSPGCNGNAKATRTVLQALLNPATVDSWFLEPTTADPWAGHPLPHIEGRLRHALLATAIERTSDFKELLPAALASVPFCSNLTIADDWGPLLAAAFPSGYGRGAQLTPAQHRYLNALVDHDPCWRYTHLITSWFDDIGLPPARNAIRALLTGPQPRR
- a CDS encoding DUF3040 domain-containing protein, whose translation is MSYSTDDQRILDAIERRLTHDDPALATRIDALNNQFPHIPRTPEGGRTRRRSPRVVAAAVLAVIALLALILTVMLGSRSTPPTGVDGGPAALSSLSAYDGRALL